A region from the Phycisphaerales bacterium genome encodes:
- the rplW gene encoding 50S ribosomal protein L23, translating into MESATVIRRPLVTEKNTAAAEQNRYAFEVDRRASKPDIKRAIEDLYKVRVISVNTSNRIGKIRRTRFGYTQTPDLRKAVVRVHPDDRIELF; encoded by the coding sequence ATGGAATCCGCCACCGTCATCCGCCGGCCGCTGGTCACCGAGAAGAACACGGCTGCGGCCGAACAGAACCGCTACGCCTTCGAAGTCGATCGCCGCGCCAGCAAGCCCGACATCAAGCGCGCCATCGAGGATCTCTACAAGGTGCGCGTCATCAGCGTCAACACGAGCAATCGCATCGGCAAGATCCGCCGCACGCGGTTCGGCTACACGCAAACACCCGACCTGCGAAAGGCCGTTGTTCGCGTGCATCCTGACGATCGGATCGAACTGTTCTGA
- a CDS encoding DUF1573 domain-containing protein: protein MKQLTKTLGAVAALALLAGTCILMTQRSGTPAPSYAVEQRFDAGETLVMLPGELKHRFEYINDTDQTIEITAIKPACGCTAIEAPIRTLEPGQTGWLEATANLHASGQFSTLVTVHWSTGQQTQYLLGAFVIISRELSLSAMSLDLEPGEHRELILTYIDQRCEEPGAISLEGSPALDVEIGPWQQVLPGDRQRGLAARYSARVSVQLTGAIDEIGRASFALPAMPDVLPTELVVRTPALARSFEQQLRQRRPTSGPIQIAHDAPGGDADETMKSERP, encoded by the coding sequence ATGAAGCAACTCACGAAGACACTCGGCGCTGTCGCAGCACTGGCGCTGCTGGCGGGAACGTGCATCCTTATGACCCAGCGCAGCGGGACGCCGGCGCCGAGTTACGCCGTCGAGCAGCGATTCGACGCCGGCGAGACACTCGTCATGCTGCCCGGCGAACTCAAGCACCGCTTCGAATACATCAACGACACCGACCAGACGATCGAAATCACCGCCATCAAACCCGCGTGCGGCTGCACGGCCATCGAAGCGCCGATCCGCACCCTCGAGCCCGGCCAGACCGGCTGGCTCGAAGCGACCGCCAATCTCCACGCATCCGGCCAGTTCTCCACTCTTGTTACCGTGCACTGGTCAACCGGGCAGCAGACGCAGTACCTGCTCGGCGCATTCGTGATCATCAGCCGCGAACTTTCGCTCTCGGCGATGAGCCTCGACCTCGAGCCGGGCGAGCACCGTGAACTGATTCTGACCTACATCGATCAGCGCTGCGAGGAGCCCGGCGCGATCTCGCTGGAGGGATCGCCAGCGCTCGACGTTGAAATCGGACCATGGCAGCAGGTGCTGCCCGGCGACCGTCAGCGCGGCCTGGCGGCGCGTTACTCGGCAAGGGTCAGCGTCCAGCTCACCGGCGCCATCGACGAAATCGGCCGTGCCTCGTTCGCGCTGCCCGCCATGCCCGATGTCCTGCCGACCGAACTGGTCGTCCGAACGCCGGCGCTGGCGCGCTCGTTCGAGCAGCAGCTCCGGCAGCGGCGGCCCACTTCGGGTCCGATCCAGATCGCGCATGATGCGCCCGGCGGCGATGCGGACGAAACAATGAAGTCAGAGCGGCCGTAA
- the rplE gene encoding 50S ribosomal protein L5, with protein MSPAATAPATKKTALQEKFESEVLPKVSEKFGITNPMALPRIEKVVINTGVGKQLENNKLKPEVRDTVLSTLSTISGQKAVLLTAKKSVANFKVREGATSAAMVTLRRERMWGLLSRLIHLAIPRVKDFRGLKDTSFDRQGNYSFGFNEQAVFPEIDMGKVNFSHGMHINISFRNSTPEISRFVLAELGWPFKREES; from the coding sequence ATGAGTCCAGCAGCAACAGCCCCGGCGACGAAAAAGACCGCCCTGCAGGAGAAGTTCGAAAGCGAAGTTCTCCCCAAGGTGAGCGAGAAGTTCGGCATCACCAATCCCATGGCGCTGCCGCGCATCGAGAAGGTCGTCATCAACACCGGCGTCGGCAAACAACTCGAAAACAACAAACTCAAGCCGGAAGTGCGCGACACCGTGCTCTCGACGCTCTCGACCATCTCCGGCCAGAAGGCCGTGCTGCTCACCGCCAAGAAGTCGGTGGCGAACTTCAAGGTGCGCGAGGGCGCGACCTCGGCGGCCATGGTCACGCTGCGGCGCGAGCGGATGTGGGGCCTGCTCTCGCGGCTCATTCACCTGGCGATCCCTCGCGTCAAGGACTTCCGCGGCCTCAAGGACACGTCCTTCGACCGGCAAGGCAATTATTCTTTCGGCTTCAACGAGCAGGCCGTCTTTCCCGAGATCGACATGGGCAAGGTGAACTTCTCGCACGGCATGCACATCAACATCTCCTTCCGCAACTCGACGCCCGAGATCAGCCGATTCGTTCTGGCCGAACTCGGCTGGCCGTTCAAGCGGGAAGAGTCATAA
- the rpsQ gene encoding 30S ribosomal protein S17 produces the protein MSTQATSQPRQRNRRVEVGIVDRASTDKTRRVRIEFQVRHPKYGKFIKRRSYLTVHDENNVSGVGDQVQIMPCRPVSKTKQWKVVQVLAKAVGEVRLHDESPASVA, from the coding sequence ATGAGCACGCAAGCGACCAGTCAGCCGCGCCAGCGCAACCGCCGCGTTGAAGTGGGCATCGTCGATCGCGCTTCGACCGACAAGACCCGCCGCGTGCGCATCGAGTTCCAGGTGCGGCATCCCAAGTACGGCAAGTTCATCAAGCGCCGCTCGTACCTGACCGTGCACGACGAGAACAACGTCAGCGGCGTGGGCGACCAGGTGCAGATCATGCCCTGCCGGCCGGTCAGCAAGACCAAGCAGTGGAAGGTGGTTCAGGTGCTCGCCAAGGCCGTCGGAGAAGTCCGGCTGCACGACGAGAGCCCGGCGTCGGTCGCCTGA
- a CDS encoding type Z 30S ribosomal protein S14 — MATKAQMARLKRPPKFSTRKVRRCEITGRARGVYRKFRVSRIMLRELAHQGLIPGMRKASW; from the coding sequence ATGGCAACCAAAGCGCAAATGGCAAGACTGAAGCGGCCCCCGAAGTTCTCAACGCGCAAGGTGCGGCGGTGCGAAATCACCGGCCGCGCGCGCGGGGTGTACCGTAAGTTTCGAGTGAGTCGCATCATGCTGCGCGAACTCGCGCACCAGGGGCTCATTCCCGGCATGCGCAAGGCCAGTTGGTAA
- the rplX gene encoding 50S ribosomal protein L24: MPAHVRSGDTVIVTAGSDKGRTGTVLKVIPKKSQVVVQGLNTRTKHLKPSQTNPQGGVITKEMPIHISNVSPVVDGRATRVRFAVKPDGSKVRVAARGGQELGAVHGPRNGAVAKPARAAQSKKTTKKKTTKKKVAGKSAKKAPAKPAKKASTRTSKKKTAKK, from the coding sequence ATGCCAGCCCATGTCCGCAGCGGTGACACCGTGATCGTCACGGCCGGGTCCGACAAGGGCCGCACCGGCACCGTGCTCAAGGTCATCCCCAAGAAGAGCCAGGTCGTCGTGCAGGGCCTCAACACCCGCACCAAGCACCTCAAGCCCTCGCAGACCAATCCGCAGGGCGGCGTGATCACCAAGGAGATGCCTATTCACATCTCCAACGTGAGCCCCGTCGTCGATGGCCGCGCCACCCGCGTCCGCTTCGCCGTCAAGCCCGACGGCTCGAAGGTGCGCGTGGCAGCCCGCGGCGGGCAGGAACTCGGCGCCGTGCACGGCCCGCGTAACGGAGCAGTCGCCAAGCCGGCGCGAGCCGCGCAGAGCAAGAAGACCACCAAGAAGAAGACGACAAAGAAGAAGGTCGCGGGCAAGAGCGCAAAGAAGGCGCCGGCTAAGCCCGCCAAGAAAGCCTCGACTCGGACGAGCAAGAAGAAGACGGCCAAGAAATAA
- the rplC gene encoding 50S ribosomal protein L3 — protein MTTALLGRKIGMTRYFTEEGKNVPVTVIQAGPCFVTQVKNKDAHGYSAIQIGFEDVEAGRTTMPLIGHDAKAGVSPKKFHREVRLEDDGKDFAPGQELTVEVFAETKFVDVIGISKGKGFQGTMKRHNFKGLTASHGTERKHRSPGSIAGHATNRGTGPKPKKGKRMAGQMGNEQVTVRNLDVIEVLSEKSILLVKGAVPGPNGGLLFVRTSTRLGRSKQLAASSKKK, from the coding sequence ATGACCACCGCACTGCTGGGCCGCAAGATCGGCATGACACGCTACTTCACCGAAGAGGGCAAGAATGTGCCCGTAACGGTGATCCAGGCTGGACCTTGCTTCGTCACGCAGGTCAAGAACAAGGATGCGCACGGCTATAGCGCTATCCAGATCGGCTTTGAGGACGTCGAGGCCGGCCGCACCACCATGCCGCTCATCGGCCACGACGCCAAAGCCGGCGTTTCACCCAAGAAGTTTCATCGCGAGGTTCGGCTCGAGGACGATGGCAAGGACTTCGCCCCCGGTCAGGAACTGACCGTCGAAGTCTTTGCCGAGACGAAGTTTGTGGATGTCATCGGCATCAGTAAGGGCAAGGGCTTTCAGGGAACCATGAAGCGGCACAACTTCAAGGGCCTCACCGCCAGCCACGGTACCGAACGCAAGCACCGCTCGCCGGGCTCCATCGCCGGGCACGCCACCAACCGCGGCACCGGCCCCAAGCCCAAGAAGGGCAAGCGCATGGCGGGCCAGATGGGCAACGAGCAGGTCACCGTCCGCAACCTCGACGTGATCGAGGTGCTTTCCGAGAAGAGCATTTTGTTGGTCAAAGGCGCTGTCCCGGGCCCGAACGGCGGCCTACTCTTCGTCCGCACTTCGACGCGGCTGGGCCGGTCCAAGCAACTCGCGGCCAGCAGTAAGAAGAAATAA
- the rplD gene encoding 50S ribosomal protein L4, producing MIELPIYDSTGKQVDTFKVDEALLGGEIRPALLKQAYVRSHANRRQGSARTRNRAAVEGSTRKLFKQKGTGNARRGPVRTNIMKGGGVAFAKRRTGADFRQDMPRKMRRLANRNALLAKAVDQEIKVIDKIDFKTPRTSEFKTMLDKVGVDRTCLVALDSGNVNARLSARNLDSVDTIRWDQLNAFELLNHRYLVIEKANLQAFIDSQHCTGGNGAAAGSKGGR from the coding sequence ATGATTGAACTGCCCATTTACGATTCAACAGGCAAGCAGGTCGACACGTTCAAAGTCGACGAAGCGCTCCTCGGCGGCGAGATCCGCCCCGCACTGCTCAAGCAGGCCTACGTTCGCTCGCACGCGAACCGGCGCCAGGGTTCGGCCCGCACCAGAAATCGCGCCGCCGTCGAAGGCTCCACTAGAAAGCTCTTCAAGCAAAAAGGCACGGGCAACGCCCGCCGCGGTCCCGTGCGCACCAACATCATGAAGGGCGGCGGCGTGGCTTTCGCCAAGCGCCGCACGGGTGCCGACTTCCGCCAGGACATGCCCCGCAAGATGCGCCGCCTGGCCAATCGCAACGCGCTGCTGGCCAAGGCCGTTGACCAGGAAATCAAGGTCATCGACAAGATCGACTTCAAGACGCCCCGCACCAGCGAGTTCAAGACGATGCTCGACAAGGTCGGCGTCGATCGCACCTGTCTGGTTGCGCTGGACTCGGGCAACGTCAACGCCCGCCTCTCGGCCCGCAACCTCGACAGCGTGGACACGATCCGCTGGGACCAGTTGAACGCGTTCGAACTGCTCAACCACCGTTACCTGGTGATCGAAAAGGCCAACCTCCAGGCCTTCATCGACAGTCAGCATTGCACGGGCGGCAACGGCGCCGCCGCGGGCAGCAAGGGAGGCCGCTAA
- a CDS encoding class I SAM-dependent methyltransferase, translated as MSTAIITAVTITRRDRSLTQRDSGEALANGRRRGFGAEAKKPTEDLFARAGGADSMNFASRPQWGDVVTTVLQACPVLAKMYEAGETTAADGAPMAIHSHLPAAYAEALFRTVARFKPAVCVEIGMALGTSALAILAGLEAAGGGKLISIDPKQKEKWRGAGCAAVERAGYGEHHELIAEPDYLALPPLLRLGLRVDFGYIDGWHTFDHALLDFWYLDRMMPVGGVVGFNDCGMAGVDKTIGFVQSHRKYEEIDAGLPVNYGRLGRTRLLGRLLRGRSRGLRLRQHQDRYFRKGEDWQAPWDFFAPF; from the coding sequence ATGAGCACTGCGATTATCACCGCAGTGACGATTACCCGTCGCGATCGTTCGCTGACCCAGCGCGATTCCGGCGAAGCCCTGGCCAATGGTAGGAGGCGAGGCTTCGGTGCCGAAGCGAAGAAGCCCACCGAGGATCTGTTCGCGCGAGCAGGCGGCGCGGATAGCATGAACTTCGCTTCGCGACCGCAATGGGGAGATGTCGTGACCACCGTCCTGCAGGCCTGCCCCGTGCTGGCAAAGATGTACGAAGCCGGCGAAACCACGGCTGCGGACGGCGCGCCGATGGCCATCCACTCGCACTTGCCCGCCGCCTACGCCGAAGCGCTGTTTCGCACCGTTGCCCGTTTCAAGCCAGCGGTCTGCGTGGAAATCGGCATGGCGCTGGGCACGTCGGCTCTGGCAATTCTGGCCGGACTCGAGGCGGCGGGGGGCGGCAAACTCATCTCGATTGATCCCAAACAGAAGGAGAAGTGGCGCGGCGCGGGTTGCGCCGCCGTCGAACGCGCCGGCTACGGCGAGCATCACGAACTCATTGCCGAGCCCGACTACCTCGCCCTGCCGCCGCTGCTGCGCCTGGGACTCCGCGTCGATTTCGGCTACATCGACGGCTGGCACACCTTCGACCACGCGCTACTCGACTTCTGGTACCTCGACCGGATGATGCCCGTAGGCGGGGTGGTCGGTTTCAACGATTGCGGCATGGCGGGAGTGGACAAGACCATCGGCTTCGTGCAGTCGCACCGCAAGTACGAGGAGATCGACGCCGGACTGCCGGTGAACTACGGCCGGCTCGGGCGCACCCGTCTGCTGGGCCGCCTTTTGCGCGGCCGCTCGCGCGGACTGAGATTGCGCCAGCATCAGGACCGTTACTTCCGCAAGGGGGAAGACTGGCAGGCGCCATGGGACTTTTTCGCGCCGTTCTGA
- the rpmC gene encoding 50S ribosomal protein L29, which yields MKAKEVHKLSDEEVDVEVSRIRRHLFDLRTQAVTEKIEDSSQFGKTRKDVARLLTERRRREIERQNQA from the coding sequence ATGAAGGCCAAAGAAGTACACAAACTCAGCGACGAAGAAGTGGATGTCGAAGTCAGCCGCATTCGCCGGCATCTCTTCGACCTGCGCACGCAGGCCGTCACCGAGAAGATCGAAGATTCATCGCAATTCGGCAAGACCCGCAAGGACGTGGCCCGGCTGCTCACGGAGCGCCGCCGCCGCGAGATCGAAAGGCAGAACCAGGCATGA
- the rplN gene encoding 50S ribosomal protein L14 has product MIQQESRVEVADNTGAKIAYVIRVLGGSTSKGRFTRRTAGVGDRVICSVKKALPGGDVKAGDKVKAVVVRTAYPTRRPDGSVIRFDNTAVVLINDDGNPKGTRIFGAVARELREKNYLKIVSLATEVL; this is encoded by the coding sequence ATGATACAGCAGGAATCACGAGTCGAGGTGGCGGACAACACGGGCGCGAAGATCGCCTACGTGATCCGCGTGCTCGGCGGCTCAACCTCCAAGGGTCGCTTTACCCGCCGCACCGCCGGCGTGGGCGATCGCGTCATCTGCTCGGTCAAGAAGGCGCTGCCCGGCGGGGACGTCAAGGCCGGCGACAAGGTCAAGGCCGTCGTCGTGCGCACCGCCTATCCGACCCGCCGCCCCGACGGATCGGTCATCCGCTTTGACAACACCGCGGTCGTGCTCATCAACGACGACGGCAATCCCAAGGGCACGCGCATCTTCGGCGCCGTCGCTCGCGAACTGCGCGAGAAGAACTACCTCAAGATCGTCTCGCTCGCCACGGAGGTGCTCTGA
- the rplV gene encoding 50S ribosomal protein L22 — protein MKPEDLASEIKRPGINATSALRNWSKGNFKPAPRREDLRSLAAALNVPVSDIVCFDGAHKWARISPRKIRLVSDLIRGRDIDTALTMLKFSKKRAAVFVRKALESAIACAEENEADISRLVVSESRVDEGPTMKRFQPKDRGRAHPIMKRSSHVRVAVEVA, from the coding sequence ATGAAGCCCGAAGATCTCGCCTCCGAGATCAAGCGGCCCGGCATCAACGCGACCTCGGCGCTGCGCAACTGGAGCAAGGGCAACTTCAAGCCCGCGCCCAGGCGCGAAGACCTCCGATCGCTTGCCGCCGCGCTCAACGTGCCCGTCAGCGACATCGTGTGCTTCGACGGCGCGCACAAGTGGGCCCGCATCTCGCCGCGCAAGATCAGGCTCGTGTCTGATCTCATCCGCGGCCGCGACATCGACACGGCGCTGACGATGCTCAAGTTCAGCAAGAAGCGGGCCGCCGTGTTCGTCCGCAAGGCGCTCGAGTCGGCCATCGCTTGTGCGGAAGAGAACGAGGCGGACATCAGCCGCCTGGTCGTGAGCGAGTCGCGCGTCGATGAAGGCCCGACGATGAAGCGCTTCCAGCCCAAGGACCGCGGGCGGGCGCACCCGATTATGAAACGATCCAGCCACGTTCGCGTGGCGGTGGAGGTGGCGTAA
- the rpsJ gene encoding 30S ribosomal protein S10 produces the protein MTEAKIRIRMEAYDHQALDASAREIVDHAKRTGARVSGPIPLPTRIERYTVLRGPHIDKKSREQFEIRTHKRIIDIQEPNARTVEALNRLVVPAGVFVKIKA, from the coding sequence ATGACCGAAGCCAAGATCCGCATTCGAATGGAAGCCTACGACCACCAGGCGCTGGACGCCTCGGCCCGCGAGATCGTTGATCACGCCAAGCGCACCGGCGCCCGCGTGTCCGGCCCGATCCCGCTGCCGACCCGCATCGAGCGCTATACGGTGCTGCGCGGGCCGCACATCGACAAGAAGTCGCGCGAGCAGTTCGAAATCCGCACCCACAAACGCATCATCGACATCCAGGAACCCAACGCCCGCACCGTCGAAGCGCTCAACCGCCTCGTCGTCCCCGCGGGCGTGTTCGTTAAGATCAAGGCGTAG
- the rpsH gene encoding 30S ribosomal protein S8 codes for MSFNDPVSDLLTRIRNGLRNQSTTVNCVNSRVCRGVCDVLRDEGYIQSYDVIDNGLGGLIRVHLKYGPRGETILHNIRRESKPGKRVYTGVDNLKRPLDGLGISIVSTSRGVLSDRKCREFKVGGELLATVD; via the coding sequence ATGTCATTCAACGACCCGGTTTCCGATCTGCTCACTCGCATCCGCAACGGTCTGCGCAACCAATCGACGACCGTCAACTGCGTCAACAGCCGCGTCTGCCGGGGTGTGTGCGATGTGCTGCGCGACGAGGGCTACATCCAGAGTTACGACGTGATCGACAACGGCCTTGGCGGCCTGATCCGCGTGCACCTGAAGTACGGCCCGCGCGGCGAGACGATCCTGCACAACATCCGCCGCGAGAGCAAACCCGGAAAGCGCGTCTACACCGGAGTGGACAACCTCAAGCGGCCGCTCGACGGCCTGGGCATCTCCATCGTGTCCACCAGCCGCGGCGTGCTCAGCGATCGAAAGTGTCGTGAATTCAAAGTCGGAGGCGAATTGCTGGCCACGGTCGATTGA
- a CDS encoding DUF302 domain-containing protein has protein sequence MLYTRESTRTVKETGERIAAAAADHKFGVLGVHDLRQKMADKGVRYDHECLVYEVCSPQQAKKVLDAEPSISTALPCRISVYEENGKVLVATLKPTMLLEMFGQPSLAPVAQEVEQAIESIIDTACE, from the coding sequence ATGCTCTACACCAGGGAATCCACGCGAACCGTCAAAGAAACCGGGGAGCGCATCGCCGCCGCGGCTGCAGACCACAAGTTCGGCGTACTCGGCGTCCACGATCTGCGCCAGAAGATGGCTGACAAAGGCGTCAGGTACGATCACGAGTGTCTCGTCTACGAAGTCTGCAGTCCGCAGCAGGCCAAGAAGGTGCTCGACGCCGAGCCATCGATCTCCACCGCTCTGCCCTGCCGCATCAGCGTCTACGAAGAGAACGGCAAGGTGCTGGTGGCAACGCTCAAACCGACCATGCTGTTGGAGATGTTCGGGCAGCCGTCGCTGGCGCCGGTGGCGCAGGAAGTCGAACAGGCGATTGAATCGATCATCGATACCGCCTGCGAGTGA
- the rpsC gene encoding 30S ribosomal protein S3 → MGQKTHPLGFRVGITEPHRSRWYAPKALYGELLVEDYRIREYVDKRLNRTPPFAAVSEIHIERTRQELSIVLKTARPGLVIGPRGAEVEKLQQDLQTMTGRQVSIKIVEIKSPDTNAKLIAEGIAEQLKKRASFRRILKMRAEGAMQAGAKGVKISVSGRLGGAEMSRSLTVSLGSIPLQTLQANVEYGFAPSFTKSGTIGVKVWVYKGLYEAGEEAESTAAGGRARARGRR, encoded by the coding sequence ATGGGACAGAAGACTCATCCACTTGGATTCCGCGTCGGCATCACCGAGCCGCACCGCAGCCGGTGGTACGCGCCCAAGGCGCTGTACGGCGAGCTGCTCGTCGAAGACTACCGCATCCGCGAGTACGTCGATAAGCGCCTTAACCGCACGCCGCCGTTCGCCGCCGTCTCCGAGATTCACATCGAACGCACGCGCCAGGAACTCTCGATCGTGCTCAAGACGGCTCGCCCGGGCCTGGTCATCGGGCCGCGCGGCGCCGAAGTCGAAAAGCTGCAGCAGGACCTGCAGACGATGACTGGCCGGCAGGTGTCGATCAAAATCGTCGAAATCAAGAGCCCCGACACGAACGCGAAGCTGATTGCCGAGGGCATCGCTGAACAGCTCAAGAAGCGCGCCAGTTTCCGCCGCATCCTCAAGATGCGCGCCGAAGGTGCGATGCAGGCCGGCGCCAAGGGCGTGAAGATCAGTGTCTCCGGTCGCCTGGGCGGCGCTGAAATGAGCCGCAGCCTCACCGTGAGCCTCGGCTCGATTCCGCTGCAGACGCTGCAGGCCAACGTCGAGTATGGCTTCGCACCGAGTTTCACCAAATCCGGCACGATCGGCGTCAAGGTGTGGGTCTACAAGGGCCTCTACGAAGCGGGTGAAGAAGCCGAGTCCACCGCGGCCGGCGGACGGGCCCGCGCCAGAGGACGCCGTTGA
- the rplP gene encoding 50S ribosomal protein L16 yields the protein MPRMPKRMKFRKQQRGRMRGNATVGNYVAYGDYGLQALETAWVSARQLEAGRVACAHYLQREGKVFIRVFPDKPISKKPIETRMGKGKAETDYWAARVKPGTVLFEIAGVPHAAAQGALARVAMKMPVRCRMITRRLSV from the coding sequence ATGCCTCGGATGCCCAAGAGAATGAAGTTCCGCAAGCAGCAGCGCGGCCGCATGCGCGGCAACGCGACGGTGGGCAACTACGTCGCCTACGGCGACTACGGCCTGCAGGCGCTCGAGACCGCGTGGGTGAGCGCTCGCCAGCTCGAGGCCGGCCGCGTCGCCTGCGCTCACTACCTGCAGCGCGAAGGCAAGGTCTTCATCCGCGTCTTCCCCGACAAGCCGATTTCAAAGAAGCCTATTGAAACGCGAATGGGTAAGGGCAAGGCGGAAACGGACTACTGGGCAGCGCGCGTCAAGCCCGGGACGGTGCTCTTCGAGATCGCCGGCGTGCCGCACGCCGCGGCCCAGGGCGCCCTGGCCCGCGTGGCGATGAAGATGCCCGTGCGCTGCCGCATGATCACGAGGCGACTGAGCGTCTGA
- the rplB gene encoding 50S ribosomal protein L2 produces the protein MPIRVYKRTSAGRRNSSVNIHAEVTKTAPEKTLLRPYSKKAGRNNQGKITVWGRGGGHKRRYRAIDWKRNLDDISAKVIGVEYDPNRSAHLALLEYENGERRYIIAPKGIKDGDVLMSGRGRVEPKVGNCMPFKYIPTGLNVHCVEMVPGKGGQFCRAAGMSARLTNREDKWATLVMPSGEIRQVSVECRATIGEVGNADHQQIRLGKAGRSRHRGRKPKTRGMVRNHYDHPLGGGEGKSKGGRAPAGKTGVFAKGGRTRKRKLASNKRIIRRRRSKRYGQLTL, from the coding sequence ATGCCGATTCGAGTATACAAGAGAACGAGCGCGGGGCGGAGGAACTCCTCCGTCAACATCCACGCCGAGGTAACCAAGACCGCCCCGGAGAAGACGCTGCTGCGCCCTTACAGCAAGAAGGCAGGGCGCAACAACCAGGGCAAGATCACCGTCTGGGGTCGCGGCGGCGGGCACAAGCGCCGCTATCGCGCCATCGACTGGAAGCGCAACCTCGATGACATTTCCGCGAAGGTCATCGGCGTCGAGTACGACCCGAACCGGTCTGCACACCTGGCGCTGCTCGAATACGAAAACGGCGAGCGACGCTACATCATCGCGCCCAAGGGCATCAAGGACGGCGACGTGCTCATGAGCGGTCGCGGCCGGGTGGAGCCCAAGGTCGGCAACTGCATGCCCTTCAAGTACATCCCCACCGGTCTCAACGTGCATTGCGTCGAGATGGTGCCGGGCAAGGGCGGCCAGTTCTGTCGCGCCGCGGGCATGTCAGCCCGCCTGACCAACCGTGAAGACAAGTGGGCGACGCTGGTGATGCCTTCGGGCGAAATCCGGCAGGTGTCGGTCGAGTGCCGCGCCACCATCGGCGAAGTGGGCAATGCCGACCACCAGCAGATTCGCCTGGGCAAGGCCGGCCGCAGCCGTCACCGCGGGCGCAAGCCCAAGACGCGCGGCATGGTCCGCAACCACTACGACCATCCGCTGGGCGGCGGCGAAGGCAAGTCCAAGGGCGGCCGCGCCCCGGCGGGCAAGACCGGCGTGTTCGCCAAGGGCGGCCGCACCCGCAAGCGCAAACTCGCCAGCAACAAGCGCATCATCCGCCGTCGCCGCAGCAAGCGTTACGGCCAGTTGACTCTCTGA
- the rpsS gene encoding 30S ribosomal protein S19 — MARSLKKGPFVEEHLFVKVQRMSQTGRREPIKTWARRCTIVPEFVGHTFKVHNGRSFLDVFVTEDMVGHKLGEFSPTRMFRGHTNKKEGISAGAKR; from the coding sequence ATGGCCCGATCATTGAAAAAAGGTCCGTTCGTCGAAGAGCACCTCTTCGTCAAAGTTCAGCGGATGTCCCAGACCGGCCGGCGCGAGCCGATCAAGACCTGGGCCCGCCGCTGCACCATCGTGCCCGAGTTCGTCGGTCACACGTTCAAGGTGCACAACGGCCGTTCGTTCCTCGACGTGTTCGTCACTGAGGACATGGTGGGACACAAATTGGGTGAGTTCAGCCCGACGCGCATGTTCCGCGGCCACACCAATAAGAAGGAAGGCATCTCGGCAGGCGCCAAGAGGTGA